The proteins below come from a single Sporosarcina sp. FSL K6-3457 genomic window:
- the prpE gene encoding bis(5'-nucleosyl)-tetraphosphatase PrpE has protein sequence MKFDIIGDIHGCYDEFITLIQKLGYTMDMGIPVHSEGRHLAFVGDAMDRGPDSLKMLQLLFKMQDAHALYYSPGNHCNKLYRFAKGNHVQLTHGLETTVAEIDVLSKEQRKQFLNRYRQFYEALSLYQTFNAGELIIAHAGIPERLIGRPYSEKVRVFVLYGDITGEKLPDGKPVRRDWAKQYNGQACIVYGHTPVHEARFLQHTVNVDTGCVFGGKLTALRYPEMEVVSVPSLQPFLADKFTVFD, from the coding sequence ATGAAATTCGATATTATTGGAGATATCCACGGGTGTTATGATGAATTCATCACATTAATTCAAAAACTGGGCTACACCATGGATATGGGAATTCCAGTCCACTCAGAAGGCAGACATCTAGCATTTGTGGGAGACGCAATGGATAGAGGTCCTGACTCTTTAAAGATGTTACAACTATTATTCAAGATGCAGGATGCACATGCCCTCTATTATTCCCCGGGAAATCATTGCAATAAACTTTACAGATTTGCTAAAGGTAATCATGTGCAGTTGACACATGGACTGGAAACGACCGTGGCTGAAATCGACGTATTATCGAAAGAACAGCGCAAACAATTCCTGAATAGATATCGCCAGTTTTATGAAGCTTTGTCGTTATACCAAACCTTCAACGCCGGTGAGCTAATCATTGCGCATGCCGGGATTCCCGAGCGACTAATTGGTAGACCTTACTCAGAAAAAGTCCGTGTTTTCGTCCTATATGGCGATATTACGGGCGAAAAGTTACCAGATGGCAAACCTGTCAGGCGCGATTGGGCCAAACAGTACAACGGACAAGCATGCATTGTTTACGGTCACACGCCTGTCCATGAAGCCCGCTTTTTACAGCATACAGTCAATGTCGACACAGGATGTGTCTTTGGCGGCAAGCTAACAGCATTACGCTACCCAGAAATGGAAGTTGTTTCGGTGCCTTCGTTACAGCCATTCCTAGCAGATAAATTCACCGTATTCGACTGA
- a CDS encoding NAD kinase: MKFAIQSRNDELSNRLMEEAKGYLISFGLVFDEEEPEIVLSIGGDGTLLHAFHKYQHRLQDTAFVGIHTGHLGFYADWKPEEMEKLVISIARTEFEVIEYPLLEVTINYRNLDKSATYLALNESTIKSSEVTFVVDVELNGEHFERFRGDGLCMSTPSGSTAYNKALGGAIIHPSLPAMQLAEMASINNRVFRTLGAPLVLPDHHKCILKPVKGPDFMLTIDHLQLLHKDVKSIEYVVAKERVRFARFRQFPFWKRVHDSFIDSDI; this comes from the coding sequence ATGAAATTTGCTATCCAATCACGAAATGATGAGTTATCGAACCGGCTAATGGAAGAAGCAAAAGGTTATTTGATTAGTTTCGGACTTGTTTTTGATGAGGAAGAACCTGAAATTGTCCTGTCGATTGGCGGCGATGGTACTTTACTACATGCGTTTCATAAATATCAGCACCGTTTGCAAGATACTGCTTTTGTTGGTATTCATACGGGACATCTAGGTTTTTACGCGGATTGGAAGCCAGAAGAGATGGAAAAGCTCGTCATTTCCATTGCGCGTACAGAATTTGAAGTGATTGAATATCCACTCCTTGAAGTAACAATTAATTACCGTAATTTGGATAAAAGTGCAACGTATCTTGCGTTGAATGAATCTACGATTAAATCATCTGAAGTGACGTTTGTCGTGGATGTTGAACTCAATGGCGAACATTTTGAACGCTTTAGAGGGGATGGTTTATGTATGTCAACGCCATCTGGATCGACTGCGTATAATAAGGCACTTGGGGGAGCGATCATCCATCCTTCGCTTCCGGCTATGCAATTGGCGGAGATGGCTTCCATTAATAACCGGGTTTTCCGAACGCTAGGTGCACCACTGGTGTTACCTGATCATCATAAATGTATTTTAAAGCCTGTCAAAGGGCCAGATTTTATGTTGACGATTGATCATTTGCAGTTGCTCCATAAGGACGTCAAGTCGATTGAGTATGTTGTCGCAAAGGAAAGAGTACGCTTTGCAAGATTCCGTCAATTTCCGTTTTGGAAACGGGTGCATGATTCCTTTATCGACAGTGATATTTGA
- a CDS encoding lytic transglycosylase domain-containing protein, producing the protein MDTRAIRTLMEINALQSFGSVQPNAGQDSSTSVFQMMLDELGGQSSVTDSLSSVSSSLLNHVNQTESLRYAGSNRVFEPSTLAAILRTSQQAPISFGSSPIDNGQYSDIVKQAAEKFGLPENLIAAVIKQESNFNNSVVSRSGAEGLMQLMPGTAKFLGVTDSFDPVQNIMGGAKYLKQMLNQFDGNTELALAAYNAGPGNVKKHGGIPPFKETEQYVQKVLNYARI; encoded by the coding sequence ATGGATACACGTGCGATTCGTACACTAATGGAAATCAATGCCTTGCAATCTTTTGGCTCTGTTCAACCGAATGCCGGACAGGATTCTTCGACCTCAGTATTTCAAATGATGTTAGATGAATTGGGAGGCCAATCGTCTGTAACAGACTCCTTATCTTCCGTTTCTTCATCATTACTCAATCATGTAAATCAAACCGAAAGCCTACGCTATGCAGGAAGTAATCGTGTTTTTGAGCCTTCCACATTAGCTGCAATACTTCGTACATCACAACAAGCACCTATTTCATTTGGATCTAGCCCTATTGATAATGGCCAATATAGCGACATCGTCAAGCAAGCAGCAGAGAAATTTGGTCTACCCGAAAACTTAATCGCTGCTGTCATTAAACAAGAATCGAACTTCAACAATAGCGTTGTCAGCCGCTCAGGCGCTGAAGGACTTATGCAACTCATGCCGGGCACAGCAAAATTCCTCGGTGTAACAGACAGTTTCGATCCCGTCCAAAACATCATGGGTGGAGCCAAATATTTAAAACAAATGCTCAATCAGTTCGACGGTAATACTGAACTAGCCTTAGCTGCATACAATGCCGGTCCCGGAAATGTGAAGAAGCATGGTGGTATTCCTCCTTTCAAAGAAACCGAGCAGTATGTGCAAAAAGTACTGAATTACGCTAGGATTTAG
- a CDS encoding GTP pyrophosphokinase, translated as MRQWSQFLEPYKQAVDELKVKFKGLRNQYDLEDVHTPVEFVTGRVKPLASIYDRTLEKGIPFEPSAELATELPDIAGLRMMCQFVDDIGTVVETLRQRKDLEIVEERDYISHKKPSGYRSYHMIIKYPVQTIHGEKTILAEIQIRTLAMNFWASIEHSLNYKYEGEMPNEIRLRLERAAEAAFQLDEEMSQIRDEIQDAQQYFSAFKETATRSYDQKDRRKR; from the coding sequence ATGAGGCAATGGAGTCAATTTCTTGAACCTTATAAACAAGCAGTAGATGAATTAAAGGTGAAATTTAAAGGGCTACGCAATCAATATGATTTGGAAGACGTACATACGCCTGTTGAATTTGTGACAGGCAGAGTGAAGCCGCTCGCGAGTATTTACGATCGAACACTTGAAAAAGGGATTCCCTTTGAACCGTCGGCAGAATTGGCTACGGAATTGCCCGATATTGCGGGACTTCGCATGATGTGTCAATTTGTCGACGACATTGGCACGGTTGTTGAAACGCTACGCCAGCGAAAAGATCTTGAAATCGTTGAAGAACGTGATTATATATCGCATAAAAAACCGAGCGGCTATCGATCCTATCATATGATTATCAAGTACCCCGTTCAGACTATTCATGGGGAGAAAACGATTTTGGCAGAAATCCAGATCCGCACATTGGCGATGAATTTTTGGGCTTCAATCGAGCATTCCTTGAATTATAAATATGAGGGTGAAATGCCGAACGAAATTAGATTGCGTCTTGAAAGAGCAGCAGAAGCAGCCTTTCAATTGGATGAAGAGATGTCGCAAATTCGTGATGAAATCCAAGATGCACAACAATATTTCAGTGCCTTTAAAGAAACAGCTACGAGAAGCTACGACCAAAAGGATCGAAGAAAGCGGTGA
- a CDS encoding UPF0738 family protein: protein MSIQHQINSGIRDGGEIRFLLDETADQPQGVPSGKMITDSEDLSFVYLLEVEEGYRHLHFTRAAWPLMVDVLKSDVDPVLVWKDEIMALPGFKDELTMLIYNIEGNDNYGEAFSSAVEQAFQDILN, encoded by the coding sequence GTGAGCATTCAACATCAAATTAACAGCGGAATCCGAGACGGAGGAGAAATCCGCTTTTTATTGGACGAAACGGCTGACCAGCCACAGGGCGTTCCATCTGGCAAGATGATTACGGATTCTGAAGACTTATCATTTGTGTATTTGTTAGAAGTAGAAGAGGGCTATCGTCATCTCCATTTTACACGGGCAGCGTGGCCACTTATGGTGGATGTGTTGAAGTCGGATGTGGATCCGGTACTGGTATGGAAAGATGAGATAATGGCGTTACCTGGATTTAAAGATGAGCTAACGATGCTTATTTATAATATTGAGGGAAATGATAACTACGGGGAAGCATTCTCTTCAGCAGTCGAGCAAGCATTCCAAGACATACTTAACTGA
- a CDS encoding RluA family pseudouridine synthase, with translation MIPLSTVIFDVMKKDLRFRLVFLVDEEGMLLREFLHSKGISKRTLTATKYEGGHLTVNGHEQNVRHRLQLGDEVAIIFPPEQPSEGLHPEDGPLDIVYEDEAILILNKPPGQSTIPSRDHPGGTVANYVAGKFVRDGLPATVHVVTRLDKDTSGLICIAKNRHIHHLLSEQMVSSGFHRQYVAIVEGWVKENCFTIEQPIGRKDGSIIERMVREDGQFARTDVEVQHHFEKEGHALTRIALVLHTGRTHQIRVHLQWAGYPLAGDDLYGGTEHWIGRQALHCATLSFRHPLTGADIQFDSDMPADMQNISRIR, from the coding sequence ATGATTCCTTTATCGACAGTGATATTTGATGTGATGAAGAAAGATTTGCGTTTTCGTCTCGTATTTTTAGTGGATGAAGAAGGAATGTTACTGCGGGAATTTCTTCATTCGAAAGGCATTTCGAAAAGAACATTGACTGCGACAAAATATGAAGGCGGCCATTTAACGGTCAATGGTCATGAACAAAATGTGAGGCATCGCTTACAGCTGGGGGACGAGGTTGCGATTATTTTCCCGCCGGAGCAGCCGAGTGAAGGCTTACATCCAGAAGATGGACCGTTAGACATTGTCTATGAAGATGAAGCCATCCTTATACTGAATAAGCCGCCAGGGCAAAGTACAATTCCTTCCCGAGATCATCCAGGGGGCACGGTTGCAAATTATGTTGCAGGTAAATTTGTTCGTGATGGCCTACCCGCAACGGTGCATGTTGTCACGCGTCTCGACAAAGATACATCGGGGTTGATTTGCATAGCAAAAAACCGGCATATCCATCATCTACTCAGTGAACAGATGGTGTCTTCCGGTTTTCATCGTCAATATGTTGCGATTGTTGAAGGTTGGGTGAAGGAGAACTGTTTTACTATCGAACAGCCAATCGGTAGAAAAGATGGCAGCATCATCGAACGAATGGTACGTGAGGATGGCCAATTTGCTAGAACGGATGTAGAAGTGCAGCACCATTTTGAAAAAGAGGGACATGCACTGACAAGGATTGCGTTAGTCCTGCATACAGGGAGAACGCACCAAATTCGTGTACATTTACAATGGGCAGGCTATCCACTTGCTGGAGATGATTTATACGGGGGCACAGAGCATTGGATTGGGCGTCAAGCGTTGCATTGTGCAACGCTCAGTTTTAGGCATCCACTAACAGGGGCTGACATACAATTCGATAGTGATATGCCAGCAGATATGCAAAATATCAGTCGAATACGGTGA